Genomic DNA from uncultured Desulfuromusa sp.:
ACGGTACATCATAGCTACGAATGGGGGGATGTAAAAATTTTGGCCTATACCTGCACATGGAAAAGTGGAACCATTAAACATCTGGAGGTGGCTGACCATAGTTGGGTTGCGCCTGAAAATCTTCTCGACTATGATATTTTAACTGCTGACCGGCCAATCATCAGAAAACTTCAGGAACAGTACTCAGGCTAAACAGAGTCAAAGGAGAGAAATTGTGAGCATCCACCTAACCATTCTATGTGAAAACAGTGTCGACAAGGTCAGTCCTTATGGGCTGCTGGGAGAACATGGCTTTTCCTGTCATCTCCAAACTCCAGCCGGGAATTTTCTGTTTGATACCGGAGGTGGCATGACAATTATGAACAACGCCAAACTGATGGGAGTTGACTTCGAAAAACTGCAGGGAATCCTCTTCAGTCATGGCCATTTTGATCATACAGGTGGCCTGAAACAAGTTCTGGAAATCACTGGAAAAATACCAATTTACGCTCACCCTGACCTGTTTTCAGCTCATTACAGCAAAAACAGCGGAAAAATGCACAACATCGGTGTTCCTTGGCCGCAATCAACTCTGGAAGAACTTGGCGCTGACTTCGTTTTCTCGTCTGCTCCTTACGAGGTTTCACCCAACCTGCTTCTGTCAGGAGAGGTCCCCCGCGTCTCCAAAATTGAAACAGGCGATCCCAACCTTTTATCCCTGTCCGGATCAGGAGAAGAGTTTTCCGACCCACTCAATGACGATCTGTCACTTTTTATTCGCACTGAAAAAGGGCTGGTCATTCTCTTGGGATGTGCCCATGCCGGCCTGCTGAATATTATTGATCATGCAATCCAGGTAACAGGACAGAAGAAAATCCATATGGTTTTGGGAGGAACCCATTTAAAATTCTGTAGCGACGAACAAATGACAGCAACCTTGAATCGTTTGGAAGAG
This window encodes:
- a CDS encoding MBL fold metallo-hydrolase, whose amino-acid sequence is MSIHLTILCENSVDKVSPYGLLGEHGFSCHLQTPAGNFLFDTGGGMTIMNNAKLMGVDFEKLQGILFSHGHFDHTGGLKQVLEITGKIPIYAHPDLFSAHYSKNSGKMHNIGVPWPQSTLEELGADFVFSSAPYEVSPNLLLSGEVPRVSKIETGDPNLLSLSGSGEEFSDPLNDDLSLFIRTEKGLVILLGCAHAGLLNIIDHAIQVTGQKKIHMVLGGTHLKFCSDEQMTATLNRLEELDVDLIGASHCTGLRGARMLAERFGERFFSASVGQEITI